TCTTAAAACAGTCAGGTCAACTTTCTTTTTGTTTTTTGCCAGACGGTCCACAAAGTCGTAATAATACATTACAGGCGTATCATTTACAGCAATGATGACATCCTGAGCCTTTAATCCGGCCTTATCGGCATTGCTTTTCGGCTTTACCTTCCTGACATAGAAGTGATAGCCGGGCTGAATAAAATTGTTCAAACCTTCATCCACAACTTCATTCAGAAAGTTTTCAGGTGTTTGAATGACTGTATCTTTTCCGTTTCTCCTGATTTCCACTTTTGCATGGTTAGACAAAAGAAGCTGATAGCTGTAGAGATCCGAAAATTCATTCAGCTGCGAAACAGGTTTATTGTTGATACTGATGAGTGTATCCCCTGTCTGAAAACCAACTTTTTTGCCATAATCAAGTGCCACAATAGCCGGATCATTCTTTGACAAAGGAATGGTAACATCTCCGGTCTTCAGAGCAATCATCGAAAACATGAAAATGCCAAGAATCAGGTTCATAAACACACCGGCTACCATCACAATCAGCCTTTGCCATGTTGGTTTTGAACGAAACTCCCATGGCTGTGGCGGTTGCTTCAGTTGCTCCTTATCGAGTGATTCATCAATCATACCCGAAATTTTCACATAACCGCCAAGAGGAAACCATCCCAGGCCGTATTCCGTTTCGCCCCTTTTAAAACTGAAAATTTTTGTTTTTCCAAAATCAAAGAAAATGTAAAATTTTTCAATTCTCATCCCAAAAGC
This window of the Sphingobacteriales bacterium genome carries:
- the rseP gene encoding RIP metalloprotease RseP → MQALVMIGQLLLGLSILVFVHELGHFLAAKAFGMRIEKFYIFFDFGKTKIFSFKRGETEYGLGWFPLGGYVKISGMIDESLDKEQLKQPPQPWEFRSKPTWQRLIVMVAGVFMNLILGIFMFSMIALKTGDVTIPLSKNDPAIVALDYGKKVGFQTGDTLISINNKPVSQLNEFSDLYSYQLLLSNHAKVEIRRNGKDTVIQTPENFLNEVVDEGLNNFIQPGYHFYVRKVKPKSNADKAGLKAQDVIIAVNDTPVMYYYDFVDRLAKNKKKVDLTVLRNSDTLVLQNVEIDENGKIGFYPEFKVVTDTHYYGFFESFKVGNNRAWFMLKENTLGFVKLFKGEVDPRKALKGPVGIATIYGGEWIWLNFWTITALLSLILAFMNLLPIPALDGGHVITILIEIITGKPLG